Proteins from one Pantoea cypripedii genomic window:
- a CDS encoding ParB/RepB/Spo0J family partition protein: protein MGQTAIASFIDSSNTSRTFTLKSGKTATFARQLIPHGDIEQRTYVDPQVNGRDQATLTEESVKDITRTIGLQQFFPAIGRVKDGRIEIMDGSRRRAACLFAEASLEVLVTTDELDISDARQLAADIQTAREHNLRELGLRFAIMNENGMSKSDIAKAEGISNAKVTRAFQAASVPAELIALFPVVSELTLPDYQLLLDVTDNAKAESVEISDLAEQVRTMMSVNRNDGMTTDEQKTEILSYFRSAKRNLVPKKPKPLTTEKLADFEDRNLLARRKVNAEKRSVSYEFVRLPKDAVDKIEEAIKQVLESVKGAKVRS, encoded by the coding sequence ATGGGCCAGACTGCAATTGCCAGCTTTATTGATAGCAGCAATACTTCACGAACTTTCACATTAAAATCGGGCAAAACAGCCACCTTTGCTCGTCAGCTCATTCCGCATGGCGATATTGAGCAGAGAACCTATGTTGACCCACAGGTCAATGGCCGCGATCAGGCTACGTTGACGGAAGAATCTGTTAAAGACATCACGCGTACCATTGGTTTGCAGCAGTTCTTTCCCGCAATTGGGCGGGTTAAAGATGGGCGCATCGAGATTATGGACGGTTCACGTCGCCGTGCAGCTTGTCTGTTTGCTGAAGCAAGTCTTGAAGTGCTGGTCACTACAGACGAACTGGATATCAGTGATGCTCGCCAGTTAGCCGCCGACATTCAGACTGCCAGAGAGCACAACCTGAGGGAACTCGGATTACGTTTTGCCATCATGAATGAAAATGGCATGAGCAAAAGCGACATCGCAAAAGCGGAAGGGATCTCAAACGCTAAAGTTACCCGTGCGTTTCAGGCGGCTTCTGTCCCGGCGGAGCTGATTGCATTATTTCCGGTGGTCTCCGAACTGACTCTGCCTGACTATCAACTGTTGCTTGATGTGACAGATAACGCCAAAGCAGAAAGCGTTGAGATCAGCGACCTGGCTGAGCAGGTTCGCACCATGATGAGTGTAAACCGCAATGATGGGATGACTACGGATGAGCAAAAAACAGAGATCCTCAGTTATTTTCGTTCAGCCAAACGTAACCTGGTACCCAAAAAGCCGAAGCCTCTGACCACAGAAAAACTGGCTGACTTCGAAGATCGTAACCTGCTGGCGCGCCGCAAAGTGAATGCAGAAAAGCGTTCGGTCAGCTATGAATTTGTCCGGTTACCCAAGGATGCGGTGGATAAAATCGAAGAGGCGATTAAGCAGGTGCTTGAGAGTGTCAAAGGGGCGAAAGTCAGAAGTTAA
- a CDS encoding AAA family ATPase, producing the protein MKRDYGDVLETAKRANSMLQGLSNHIEQQRVEFNQTGYYQTYSRNAVANFPLLSKHAVVAAISDMEEAGYEFGKKQTGSTSQYALSLQNVIDIYHHRKVPKYRDKHKGPFVVFVVNLKGGVSKTVSTVTLAHGMRAHPAMLHNDLRILVIDLDPQASSTMFLSHKNSIGSKAETAAQAMLNDLGREQLHSEFIQPTVMPGVDVMPASIDDGFVASDWEALVQEYLPGVAPSEVLRRNVIDRLADDYDFIFVDTGPHLDSFMLNAIAASDILLTPTPPAQVDFHSTMKYLTRLPEMLERIEKEGVEPRLKANIGFMSKMTTKHDHLTSQSYAREVFTKSMLDASLPRLDGFERCGESFDTVISANPISYPGSADALRKAKYEAEQFSRAVFDRIEYIRSTL; encoded by the coding sequence ATGAAGCGTGATTACGGCGATGTGCTGGAGACAGCGAAGCGAGCGAACAGTATGTTGCAGGGACTCAGCAACCATATTGAACAGCAACGAGTTGAATTTAATCAGACTGGTTATTATCAAACGTATTCGCGCAACGCTGTTGCCAATTTTCCACTGCTTAGTAAGCACGCCGTGGTCGCTGCGATCAGTGATATGGAGGAAGCTGGCTATGAGTTTGGGAAAAAGCAAACAGGCAGTACCTCACAATATGCACTCAGCCTGCAGAACGTGATCGATATTTATCATCACCGCAAGGTGCCCAAATATCGTGATAAACACAAAGGTCCCTTTGTTGTGTTCGTGGTTAACCTGAAGGGCGGCGTATCTAAAACTGTCAGCACCGTTACACTTGCACACGGTATGCGTGCTCATCCTGCCATGTTACACAATGATCTGCGGATCCTTGTCATCGATCTTGATCCTCAGGCTTCAAGCACCATGTTCTTAAGCCATAAAAACAGCATTGGTTCTAAAGCGGAAACAGCCGCCCAGGCGATGCTGAACGATCTTGGCCGTGAGCAGTTGCATAGTGAATTTATTCAGCCAACTGTCATGCCTGGCGTTGATGTCATGCCCGCCTCAATTGACGATGGTTTTGTCGCAAGTGACTGGGAAGCTCTGGTACAGGAGTATCTACCGGGGGTCGCACCATCGGAAGTGTTACGCAGAAACGTCATCGATCGACTCGCAGACGACTATGATTTTATCTTCGTCGATACTGGCCCACATCTCGATTCGTTTATGCTTAACGCCATTGCTGCCAGCGATATCCTGCTGACGCCGACGCCACCAGCGCAGGTCGATTTTCATTCCACAATGAAGTATCTGACCCGTTTGCCTGAGATGCTGGAGCGTATTGAAAAAGAAGGTGTCGAACCACGATTAAAAGCCAATATTGGTTTTATGTCGAAGATGACGACGAAACATGATCATTTAACTTCTCAGAGCTACGCGCGAGAAGTGTTTACTAAATCTATGCTTGATGCCTCTCTACCGCGGCTTGATGGTTTTGAGCGATGCGGTGAATCATTTGATACGGTTATCAGCGCCAATCCTATTTCATACCCCGGCAGCGCGGATGCCCTCAGAAAAGCCAAGTATGAAGCAGAGCAATTTTCTCGTGCAGTTTTCGACCGCATTGAATACATCAGGAGCACACTGTGA